The following are encoded in a window of Paraburkholderia hospita genomic DNA:
- a CDS encoding carbohydrate ABC transporter permease, with translation MLANKPFAPEGLQAKRPPRAAVRQRGLSDRTIAWLFILPTIVLLLAINIFPLIWALRLSFTNFKSNMPSVPARNVGIDNYTDILTDEDIWYAMQVTARFVFWSVGLEVLLGFGLALLINRQFRGHSFWTTLILLPMMLSPAVVGNFWTFLLQPQTGLFNDIVSFFTGIPPSSFQMIGDVPLAPWTIVMVDTWMWTPYVMLICLAGLRSIPDYIYEAAEVDRASPWRQFWSITLPMTLPFLMLAILFRGIENFKMFDMVNLLTSGGPGSVTETVSITLKRAAFEKWQTGYSSALAIILFVVVFGAANIYVKALNKVKQR, from the coding sequence ATGTTGGCAAACAAGCCTTTTGCTCCGGAAGGGTTGCAGGCGAAACGGCCGCCGCGCGCGGCCGTGCGCCAGCGCGGGCTGTCCGACAGGACGATCGCGTGGCTGTTCATTCTTCCGACCATCGTATTGCTGCTCGCGATCAACATCTTTCCGTTGATCTGGGCATTGCGCCTGTCGTTCACGAATTTCAAATCGAACATGCCCAGCGTGCCCGCGCGCAATGTCGGCATCGACAACTACACGGACATTCTGACCGACGAAGACATCTGGTACGCGATGCAGGTCACCGCGCGCTTCGTATTCTGGTCGGTCGGACTGGAAGTCCTGCTCGGGTTCGGGCTCGCGCTGCTGATCAACCGGCAGTTCAGAGGCCATAGTTTCTGGACGACGCTGATCCTGCTGCCGATGATGTTGTCGCCCGCCGTGGTCGGCAATTTCTGGACCTTCCTGCTGCAGCCGCAAACCGGTCTCTTCAACGACATCGTCAGCTTCTTCACGGGCATTCCGCCCAGCTCGTTCCAGATGATCGGCGACGTGCCGCTCGCGCCATGGACCATCGTGATGGTTGATACATGGATGTGGACGCCGTACGTGATGCTGATCTGTCTCGCCGGGCTGCGCTCGATTCCCGACTACATCTACGAAGCGGCTGAAGTCGACCGTGCCTCGCCGTGGCGCCAGTTCTGGTCGATCACACTGCCGATGACGCTGCCGTTCCTGATGCTCGCGATCCTGTTTCGCGGCATCGAGAACTTCAAGATGTTCGACATGGTGAATCTGCTGACATCAGGCGGTCCTGGCTCTGTAACGGAAACCGTATCGATCACGCTCAAGCGCGCCGCGTTCGAGAAGTGGCAGACGGGCTATTCGTCCGCGCTCGCGATCATCCTGTTCGTCGTCGTATTCGGTGCTGCGAATATCTATGTGAAGGCACTCAACAAGGTGAAACAGCGATGA
- a CDS encoding carbohydrate ABC transporter permease yields MTDLALQQSVVAATPRSKTFAAVVVIAYALIATLPIVWIILTSFKTQEDAIAYPPVVMFQPSMEGYVNLFTIRSRQTPEFIASLPPATAWYDRDVRKRNMVIAGPSKVLPRFVNSLVIGFGSTFLAVFLGTLAAYAFSRFKVPLADDLLFFILSTRMMPPIAVAIPIYLMYRALGLADTYLGMIVLYTAVNVSLAVWLLKGFIDEIPREYEEAALVDGYTRMQAFIKVVLPQAITGIAATAIFCLIFAWNEYAFALLLTSGDAQTMPPFIPFIIGEGGQDWPAVAAATTLFVLPILVFTVVLRKHLLRGITFGAVRK; encoded by the coding sequence ATGACAGACCTTGCCCTTCAACAATCAGTCGTAGCTGCCACGCCGCGCAGCAAGACGTTTGCCGCCGTCGTCGTGATTGCGTACGCGCTCATTGCGACCTTGCCGATCGTGTGGATCATTCTGACGAGCTTCAAGACGCAAGAGGACGCGATTGCCTATCCGCCCGTCGTGATGTTTCAGCCATCGATGGAGGGCTATGTGAACCTCTTCACGATCCGCTCGCGGCAGACGCCGGAGTTCATCGCGAGCCTGCCGCCCGCAACGGCCTGGTATGACCGCGATGTGCGTAAGCGCAACATGGTGATCGCGGGACCGTCGAAGGTCTTGCCGCGCTTCGTCAACTCACTGGTGATCGGCTTCGGCTCGACGTTTCTCGCGGTGTTTCTCGGCACGCTTGCCGCCTATGCGTTCTCGCGCTTCAAGGTGCCGCTCGCCGACGATCTGCTGTTCTTCATTCTGTCGACGCGGATGATGCCGCCCATTGCCGTCGCGATCCCGATTTACCTGATGTACCGCGCGCTCGGGCTCGCGGATACATACCTGGGCATGATCGTGCTTTATACGGCCGTGAACGTGTCGCTAGCCGTGTGGCTGCTCAAGGGCTTCATCGACGAGATCCCGCGTGAATACGAAGAGGCCGCGCTCGTAGACGGCTACACCCGCATGCAGGCTTTCATCAAGGTCGTACTGCCGCAAGCGATCACAGGCATTGCCGCCACGGCGATCTTTTGCCTGATCTTTGCGTGGAACGAGTACGCGTTCGCTCTACTGCTGACCAGCGGCGACGCGCAGACGATGCCGCCGTTCATTCCGTTCATCATCGGCGAGGGCGGTCAGGACTGGCCGGCCGTTGCGGCCGCCACCACCCTGTTCGTGCTGCCGATCCTGGTCTTCACCGTCGTGCTGCGCAAGCATCTGTTGCGCGGTATCACTTTTGGAGCGGTGCGCAAATGA
- a CDS encoding ABC transporter ATP-binding protein, with translation MSTIVLSNLHKRFGDFTAVHDTNLTVGNGRFVVLLGPSGCGKTTTLRMIAGLELPTSGQILIDGEDVTALRARQRDIAFVFQMFALYPHMTVRNNIAFPLKNEGISRREIATRVDTAARMLRIEHLMDRKTGGLSGGDRQRVALGRAIVRHPKAFLMDEPLGTLDADFRELMCLELRKLHNALTATTVYVTHDQSEAMAMADDIVVMNRGEVLQSASPHEIYHFPATVFVGSFIGSPPMNFLAVDGGVPAGAEQVSLGGAAVAVPRTDASAAKALVGVRPEHVMIDERGALRGRVIADEYLGSHQILVVETALGIMRVRVGKDEGRAAGSQVGLSFRKERTLLYDADSGKLLPGAARQMAFNGNGSGGAYV, from the coding sequence ATGTCGACGATCGTTCTCTCCAATCTCCACAAGCGCTTCGGCGACTTCACCGCCGTGCACGATACGAATCTCACGGTGGGCAACGGCCGTTTCGTGGTGCTGCTCGGACCGTCCGGCTGTGGAAAGACGACCACGTTGCGGATGATCGCCGGACTCGAACTGCCGACGTCGGGCCAGATCCTGATCGACGGCGAAGACGTGACGGCACTGCGAGCGCGTCAGCGCGACATCGCATTCGTGTTCCAGATGTTCGCGCTCTATCCGCATATGACGGTGCGCAACAACATCGCCTTTCCGCTGAAGAACGAGGGTATCTCGCGCCGCGAAATAGCGACGCGCGTCGATACGGCTGCGCGCATGCTGCGCATCGAACACCTGATGGACCGAAAGACGGGCGGATTGTCGGGCGGCGACCGTCAGCGCGTCGCATTGGGACGCGCCATCGTGCGCCATCCGAAGGCCTTTCTGATGGACGAGCCACTTGGCACGCTCGATGCGGACTTCCGCGAACTGATGTGTCTCGAGTTGCGCAAGCTGCATAACGCGCTCACGGCAACGACCGTCTATGTCACGCACGACCAGAGCGAAGCGATGGCCATGGCCGACGACATCGTCGTGATGAATCGCGGAGAAGTGCTGCAGTCCGCGTCGCCGCATGAGATCTATCACTTTCCTGCGACCGTGTTCGTCGGCAGCTTCATCGGCAGCCCGCCGATGAATTTTCTGGCGGTGGACGGCGGCGTTCCGGCGGGCGCGGAACAGGTCTCGCTGGGCGGTGCGGCCGTGGCCGTGCCGCGTACCGACGCGTCGGCCGCGAAGGCGCTGGTGGGGGTGCGGCCCGAGCACGTCATGATCGATGAACGCGGCGCGTTGCGCGGACGTGTGATCGCGGACGAATATCTCGGCTCCCATCAGATTCTCGTCGTCGAGACGGCGCTTGGCATCATGCGCGTGCGGGTCGGGAAGGACGAGGGGCGCGCGGCGGGTTCGCAGGTCGGGCTGTCGTTTCGCAAGGAACGCACACTGCTGTACGACGCGGACAGCGGCAAGCTGCTGCCCGGCGCCGCACGCCAGATGGCCTTTAACGGTAACGGCAGCGGAGGCGCTTATGTCTGA
- a CDS encoding ABC transporter ATP-binding protein: protein MSEIRLHNVTKRFGDIVAVDDVSIDVNEGEFVVLLGPSGAGKTTTLRLIAGLERPDEGEIFIDGEAATDMHPADRDVAFIFQQYSLYPHLTVFGNLAFPLRSPRRRSSEAEVSARVRSVAQMLHIESKLANMATHLSGGEMQRVAIGRALVREPKVFLMDEPLSSLDAKLREELRIELKRLHRSIGATIIYVTHDQVEATTLADRIGILEHGRIVQMGTPREVYGNPASLSAAQRLGSPPINLLPPALFDPAAMPAGTSTVAIRPEDIVLHGADARDALNLRVLEYSPLRHLLILDREGTAIVATTMTERNFTPGQTVGVSLPPRSLLYFRSDGRRIPA, encoded by the coding sequence ATGTCTGAGATTCGCCTGCACAACGTGACGAAGCGATTCGGCGATATCGTCGCGGTGGACGACGTGTCGATCGACGTGAACGAGGGCGAGTTCGTCGTGCTGCTCGGACCGAGCGGCGCGGGCAAGACGACGACATTGCGGCTCATTGCGGGCCTCGAACGGCCCGACGAAGGCGAGATATTCATCGACGGCGAAGCGGCCACGGACATGCATCCTGCAGACCGCGACGTCGCCTTCATTTTTCAGCAGTATTCGCTCTATCCGCATCTGACGGTGTTCGGCAATCTGGCGTTTCCATTGCGCTCGCCGCGGCGGCGCTCGAGCGAGGCGGAAGTCAGCGCGCGCGTGCGGTCAGTCGCGCAGATGCTGCACATCGAGTCGAAACTCGCCAACATGGCGACGCATCTGTCAGGCGGCGAGATGCAGCGGGTTGCAATTGGCCGCGCGCTCGTGCGCGAACCCAAAGTGTTTCTGATGGACGAGCCCTTGTCATCGCTCGATGCGAAACTGCGTGAGGAATTGCGCATCGAACTGAAGCGGCTGCATCGCTCCATCGGCGCAACGATCATCTATGTCACGCACGACCAGGTCGAGGCAACGACGCTTGCCGATCGCATCGGCATACTCGAGCACGGTCGCATCGTGCAGATGGGCACGCCGCGCGAAGTCTATGGCAACCCGGCGTCGCTCAGCGCGGCGCAACGTCTCGGCTCGCCGCCCATCAACCTGCTGCCGCCCGCGCTGTTCGATCCGGCGGCGATGCCGGCGGGTACGTCGACTGTCGCGATCCGTCCGGAAGACATCGTGCTGCACGGCGCTGATGCACGCGACGCGCTCAACCTTCGTGTGCTCGAATATTCTCCGTTGCGGCATCTGCTGATTCTCGACCGCGAAGGCACCGCGATCGTCGCGACCACGATGACAGAACGCAACTTCACGCCAGGGCAAACGGTCGGCGTGTCACTGCCGCCGCGCAGCCTTCTTTATTTTCGTTCCGACGGCAGGAGGATTCCGGCATGA
- the dhaL gene encoding dihydroxyacetone kinase subunit DhaL yields the protein MNGKTVMACIEAAHATLKEHTEEIATLDQQIGDGDHIFNLLRGVDALLGLRADIEAETFSPALDLAASKLLSTVGGSSGPLFYSLLHGMAKASAGSGDIASVQDAARIFAAGVDAVAQRGKAGIGSKTMMDVLIPVASRLAELADNDAPPEAVLDTLPEVAEQSMLATRDMLATKGRASFLGERSRGHIDPGARSSQLMIDAVCARLAQDRA from the coding sequence ATGAACGGCAAAACGGTCATGGCGTGCATCGAGGCTGCGCATGCAACGCTAAAGGAACACACTGAGGAGATCGCCACGCTTGATCAGCAGATCGGTGACGGCGATCACATCTTCAATCTGTTGCGCGGGGTCGATGCACTGCTCGGCCTGCGCGCCGATATCGAAGCCGAAACATTCTCACCGGCGCTGGATCTCGCTGCGTCGAAATTGCTGTCGACGGTGGGCGGATCGTCGGGGCCGCTGTTCTATTCGCTGTTGCACGGTATGGCGAAAGCGTCGGCTGGGAGCGGGGACATTGCAAGCGTGCAGGACGCGGCGCGGATCTTCGCCGCGGGTGTCGATGCCGTTGCCCAGCGCGGCAAGGCCGGTATCGGCAGCAAGACGATGATGGACGTGCTGATTCCCGTGGCGTCGCGCCTGGCGGAACTGGCTGACAACGATGCGCCGCCGGAAGCCGTGCTCGACACCCTGCCGGAAGTCGCGGAGCAGAGCATGCTCGCTACGCGCGACATGCTCGCGACCAAGGGGCGCGCATCGTTTCTCGGCGAACGCTCGCGAGGCCACATCGATCCGGGTGCGCGGTCGAGCCAGTTGATGATCGACGCCGTATGTGCGCGGCTCGCGCAAGACAGAGCGTAG
- the dhaK gene encoding dihydroxyacetone kinase subunit DhaK translates to MKKFINHVDDFLVESLAGFGAAHSDLVVLNQEPVFVRRKTLKPGKVALISGGGSGHEPLHIGFVGYGMLDAACPGQVFTSPTPDQMMAAAQAVDTGAGTLFIVKNYSGDLMNFEMASEMSELPNAMVLINDDVAVENSSYTTGRRGVAGAVIVEKLVGSLAETGADLEQCKAFGDRINKHTASMGVAFSSCTVPAAGTLTFKIGDDEIEVGVGIHGEPGRRRARFAAADAIAGELLTAIVADLKPPAGAELLVLINGLGGTPLGELYLLFNSTRLWLQQRDLKIARVKVDSLTTSLEMAGASITLCVMNDEMLRHWDSAVHTPSLRWGM, encoded by the coding sequence ATGAAGAAATTCATCAATCACGTCGACGACTTTCTGGTCGAGAGCCTGGCCGGATTCGGCGCCGCGCACAGCGATCTCGTCGTGCTCAATCAGGAACCGGTATTCGTGCGGCGCAAGACCCTGAAGCCGGGCAAAGTCGCGCTGATCTCGGGCGGCGGGTCGGGACACGAGCCGCTGCACATCGGCTTCGTCGGCTACGGGATGCTGGACGCCGCGTGTCCGGGCCAGGTCTTCACGTCGCCAACACCCGACCAGATGATGGCCGCCGCGCAGGCCGTCGATACGGGCGCGGGCACGCTGTTTATCGTCAAGAACTATTCGGGCGATCTGATGAACTTCGAAATGGCGTCGGAGATGTCGGAGTTGCCCAATGCGATGGTGCTGATCAACGACGACGTCGCCGTCGAAAATTCCAGTTACACGACGGGGCGGCGCGGCGTGGCGGGTGCCGTGATCGTCGAGAAGCTGGTGGGGAGTCTCGCCGAAACCGGCGCGGATCTCGAACAATGCAAGGCGTTCGGCGACCGGATCAACAAGCATACGGCGTCGATGGGCGTTGCTTTTTCCAGTTGCACGGTGCCGGCGGCGGGCACGCTCACGTTCAAGATCGGCGACGACGAAATCGAAGTCGGCGTCGGGATACATGGCGAGCCGGGGCGGCGGCGTGCCCGTTTCGCCGCGGCCGACGCGATTGCGGGCGAACTGCTGACGGCCATTGTCGCGGATCTCAAGCCGCCAGCCGGTGCGGAACTGCTAGTGTTGATCAACGGGCTGGGCGGCACGCCGCTCGGCGAACTCTATCTGTTATTCAATTCCACGCGCCTGTGGCTGCAACAGCGTGATCTGAAGATTGCACGCGTGAAAGTGGATTCGCTGACGACTTCGCTCGAAATGGCGGGCGCGTCGATTACGTTGTGCGTGATGAACGACGAGATGCTAAGACATTGGGATAGCGCGGTGCACACGCCGTCGCTGAGGTGGGGTATGTAG
- a CDS encoding ABC transporter substrate-binding protein, whose product MQDIKRGRRQAIKTIGAALAASTLPMPFINVRAQQQQNFSGKTLRLLTWSDDTGTAALRNIAATFSAKTGAKVIADRADGTSGMVAKVKAAGDRPTYDVITLAGVGASGLGDAGLLVKPDLDKLPNLKDVAAQYRTGANGFGVGYLLWSDGLIYNTSTVKTPPDSYEALWDPKYAGRIFLPPPEWAEAVDLAIIAAKLAGGSQQNIEPGFKKLAQLKDRVMTLGENPNQVADLFRTGSLDIGGIYSPAFFPAQIRKPEYKMGVTYGMKEGFATQLMFTVIPKSHPGDADLIHAFINHSLDAGVQGRMAADVLNGPVNSKAMIPAESSAYVPSPKQIAEKAVLHDDKALAAVQPAWIKRYTEIFSA is encoded by the coding sequence ATGCAAGACATCAAACGGGGCAGAAGGCAGGCAATCAAGACGATCGGCGCGGCACTCGCGGCTTCGACGTTGCCGATGCCGTTCATCAACGTGCGCGCCCAGCAGCAACAGAATTTCTCGGGAAAAACCCTGCGTCTCCTCACCTGGTCCGACGATACGGGCACGGCCGCGTTGCGCAACATCGCCGCGACCTTCAGTGCGAAGACGGGTGCGAAAGTGATCGCCGACCGCGCTGACGGAACGTCCGGCATGGTCGCCAAGGTCAAGGCAGCAGGCGACCGTCCCACCTACGACGTGATCACGCTGGCAGGCGTCGGCGCATCCGGGCTCGGCGATGCAGGCCTGCTCGTCAAGCCGGATCTGGACAAGCTGCCGAACCTGAAAGACGTGGCGGCGCAGTACCGCACGGGCGCGAACGGCTTCGGCGTCGGCTATCTGCTCTGGTCGGACGGCCTGATTTACAACACATCGACGGTCAAGACGCCGCCTGACTCGTACGAAGCGCTGTGGGACCCGAAGTACGCGGGCCGCATTTTCCTGCCGCCGCCGGAGTGGGCCGAGGCAGTCGATCTCGCGATCATCGCTGCGAAGCTCGCAGGCGGTTCGCAGCAGAACATCGAGCCGGGTTTCAAGAAGCTTGCGCAACTGAAAGATCGTGTGATGACGCTCGGTGAAAACCCGAATCAGGTTGCCGATCTGTTTCGCACGGGTTCGCTCGATATCGGCGGCATTTATTCACCCGCGTTTTTCCCCGCTCAGATCCGCAAGCCGGAGTACAAGATGGGCGTGACCTACGGGATGAAGGAAGGCTTCGCGACGCAACTGATGTTTACCGTCATTCCGAAGTCGCACCCGGGCGATGCCGACCTGATCCACGCGTTCATCAACCATTCGCTCGATGCGGGCGTGCAGGGCCGGATGGCCGCCGATGTCCTGAATGGCCCGGTCAACTCGAAGGCCATGATTCCCGCCGAGAGCAGCGCCTATGTGCCGAGCCCGAAGCAGATCGCCGAAAAGGCGGTGCTGCATGACGACAAGGCGCTCGCGGCCGTGCAGCCCGCGTGGATCAAGCGCTACACGGAAATCTTCTCGGCATGA
- a CDS encoding ABC transporter permease, whose product MNGMPALFSRRGRADVAPAGSTGVPDGHAASGADSASARARPWLLLAPILVFLAVLAAAALVVVRMSFGVSGNEWRAYTLHNYVELADSYFVKSLWLTLRLAFQSMVCAVLLAIPVALAMARTESRLVRRLLLAGVLLPLLVNLLLQGYGWLVILGPAGLLNHALLGSGLVSRPVMWLYREHGVLLGLIQTAFPLAVLPISSAMRAISVSYEEAAATLGASRWQTMRDIVLPLAMPGIVSGALLVFAYNASAFAVPLLLGGRRVPMLAVLVHDQVSPLLNWPAASASGVVLMVATLSLMALSQWLLRRMQRLEGSA is encoded by the coding sequence ATGAACGGAATGCCCGCGCTCTTTTCGCGGCGCGGGCGCGCTGACGTCGCGCCGGCTGGGTCGACAGGCGTGCCCGACGGGCACGCCGCGAGCGGTGCCGACAGCGCGTCCGCGCGCGCGAGGCCGTGGCTGCTCCTTGCGCCGATTCTCGTGTTTCTCGCCGTGCTCGCCGCCGCCGCGCTGGTCGTGGTGCGAATGAGCTTCGGCGTCTCAGGGAACGAATGGCGCGCGTACACGCTGCATAACTATGTCGAACTCGCCGACAGCTACTTCGTCAAGTCGCTGTGGCTGACGTTGCGGCTCGCTTTTCAAAGCATGGTGTGCGCGGTGCTGCTCGCTATTCCCGTTGCGCTTGCAATGGCACGCACCGAGTCGCGCCTTGTGCGGCGCCTGCTGCTCGCGGGCGTGCTGCTGCCGCTGCTCGTGAATCTACTGTTGCAGGGCTACGGGTGGCTCGTGATCCTCGGCCCAGCCGGATTGCTCAACCATGCGTTGCTCGGCAGCGGGCTCGTGTCGCGTCCCGTCATGTGGCTCTATCGCGAACATGGTGTGTTGCTCGGTCTGATCCAGACGGCGTTTCCGCTGGCCGTGCTGCCGATATCGAGTGCGATGCGGGCGATTTCCGTTTCGTATGAAGAGGCCGCGGCGACGCTCGGCGCGAGCCGCTGGCAAACCATGCGCGACATCGTGCTGCCGCTCGCGATGCCTGGCATCGTATCCGGCGCGCTGCTCGTCTTTGCGTATAACGCGAGTGCGTTCGCGGTGCCGCTGTTGCTCGGCGGACGACGCGTTCCCATGCTCGCGGTGCTGGTTCACGACCAGGTCTCGCCGCTGCTGAACTGGCCTGCGGCGTCGGCATCGGGCGTCGTGCTGATGGTCGCCACGCTTTCGCTGATGGCGCTGTCTCAATGGCTGCTGCGCCGCATGCAGCGTCTGGAGGGTTCTGCCTGA
- a CDS encoding ABC transporter permease, which yields MSTQGVLPRRPLGALRPSSTMPGRLGKVAALSAAIVLFLAALPILTMITMSFSAADTLEFPPHAYNLRWYRAAWHTFVSPDASDALSMGAALGTSLLVAVSTMIIATLVSVPAAYALSRYRFRGKRLVEQLVALPLVYPLVMLGLSLLLVFNVLPVELGVFRLIIAHVILALPFTVKNCAASVASIGPEFEEAAYVMGASPRRALVDVVLPLMRPGILAGMLFAFIISFNEFTVTFFLYGIDTMTLPVWLYSRTVSSLDPTVFSFAVFVVAIDFALIWLLEKLVGDKGIAL from the coding sequence ATGAGTACGCAAGGTGTGTTGCCTCGCCGGCCGTTGGGCGCGCTGAGGCCATCCTCGACGATGCCGGGCCGGCTTGGGAAGGTGGCGGCCCTGTCGGCTGCGATCGTGCTGTTTCTGGCGGCGCTCCCCATTCTGACGATGATCACGATGTCGTTCAGCGCGGCGGATACGCTTGAATTTCCGCCGCATGCGTACAACCTGCGGTGGTATCGCGCGGCGTGGCACACGTTCGTTTCGCCTGACGCAAGCGATGCGCTGTCGATGGGCGCGGCGCTCGGAACGAGTCTGCTCGTCGCCGTGTCGACGATGATCATTGCGACGCTCGTTTCCGTGCCCGCCGCGTACGCGTTGAGCCGCTACCGTTTTCGCGGCAAGCGGCTCGTCGAACAACTGGTCGCGCTGCCTCTCGTGTATCCGCTGGTCATGCTGGGACTGTCGCTGCTGCTGGTGTTCAACGTTCTGCCCGTCGAACTCGGCGTGTTCCGGCTGATCATCGCCCACGTGATTCTCGCGCTGCCGTTCACGGTGAAGAATTGCGCGGCGTCGGTGGCGTCGATCGGGCCGGAGTTCGAAGAGGCCGCTTACGTGATGGGCGCGAGCCCGCGACGCGCGCTCGTCGATGTCGTGTTGCCGCTGATGCGGCCGGGCATTCTCGCGGGCATGCTGTTCGCGTTCATCATCTCGTTCAACGAATTCACGGTGACGTTCTTTCTGTATGGCATCGACACGATGACGCTTCCCGTATGGCTGTACAGCCGCACGGTGTCTTCGCTCGATCCAACCGTGTTTTCGTTCGCGGTGTTCGTCGTCGCAATCGATTTTGCGCTGATCTGGCTGCTCGAAAAGCTGGTGGGCGACAAAGGGATCGCGCTGTGA
- a CDS encoding ABC transporter ATP-binding protein produces the protein MTHLTLQAVTKRFGAAHAVDNVDLAIPEGKLVCFLGPSGCGKTTLLRMIAGLEQPTSGAVMFAGRDITHLSANRRDFGMVFQSLALFPHMTVAENIAYPLKLRKTGKSEQARRVAELLELIQLPHMAGRAVTQLSGGQRQRVAIARAIATSPKLLLLDEPLSALDAKLREAMQIEIRLLQQRLGITTIMVTHDQREAMTMADLIVVMEKGRIAQVGKPLDIYRDPVSEFVADFIGLGNILPVTNDESGKVRLPGGQQIVVANAAPMSVASGDIRLLIRPEDVHLQLGADQAAHDTNCVRGTVRFIRDVGASLEATIECAGFTLTAATTPREVPGLAPGVPVLAGLPAHACKLISAHGVRASA, from the coding sequence ATGACTCATCTCACGCTGCAGGCCGTCACGAAACGCTTCGGCGCCGCGCATGCGGTCGACAACGTCGATCTCGCGATCCCCGAAGGCAAGCTGGTGTGCTTTCTCGGACCGTCGGGCTGCGGCAAGACCACGCTGTTGCGGATGATCGCCGGGCTCGAACAGCCAACGTCGGGAGCGGTGATGTTCGCCGGTCGCGATATCACGCACCTGAGCGCGAACCGGCGTGATTTCGGCATGGTGTTTCAGTCACTCGCATTGTTCCCGCATATGACGGTGGCGGAGAACATCGCGTATCCGCTCAAGTTGCGCAAGACGGGCAAGAGCGAGCAGGCGAGGCGGGTCGCTGAACTGCTCGAACTGATCCAGTTGCCGCATATGGCCGGGCGGGCCGTCACCCAGCTTTCCGGCGGCCAGCGGCAGCGCGTGGCGATTGCTCGCGCGATTGCGACGTCACCGAAGCTCCTGTTGCTCGACGAGCCGCTGTCGGCGCTCGATGCAAAGTTGCGCGAGGCGATGCAGATCGAAATTCGCCTGCTGCAACAGCGTCTGGGCATCACGACGATCATGGTCACGCACGATCAGCGCGAAGCGATGACCATGGCCGACCTCATCGTCGTGATGGAGAAAGGTCGTATCGCGCAGGTTGGCAAGCCACTCGATATTTACCGCGACCCTGTCAGCGAATTCGTGGCCGACTTCATTGGCCTTGGCAATATCTTGCCCGTAACAAACGACGAGAGCGGGAAAGTGCGTCTGCCAGGCGGGCAGCAGATCGTTGTCGCCAACGCGGCGCCGATGTCCGTTGCGTCCGGCGATATTCGTCTTCTGATCCGGCCGGAAGATGTGCATCTTCAACTGGGCGCCGATCAGGCCGCCCACGATACGAACTGCGTCCGTGGCACGGTGCGGTTTATTCGCGACGTCGGCGCCTCGCTCGAAGCAACGATCGAATGCGCGGGCTTTACGCTGACTGCCGCGACCACACCGCGCGAAGTGCCGGGTCTTGCACCCGGCGTGCCGGTGCTTGCAGGGCTGCCGGCGCATGCGTGCAAGCTCATCTCTGCGCACGGAGTGCGTGCTTCGGCCTGA
- a CDS encoding DUF1295 domain-containing protein — MSPAAAASIAFVVLVALFAAFWAWQLKSANAGMIDPIWAFSLGAIAVFYGMASDGDSLARALVATGGGFWGARLGWHLWRRNAGKREDPRYHRFREQWGAAAGRKMFWFLEFQTVISMVLSLAFAVPAWRADKPSVAWVSIAVAIWLASVTGETVADSQLRCFVADPANQGKVCRVGLWRYSRHPNYFFECLHWVAYIALSIGSPWAWLTLLPPVLMAWLLMKLSGVPMLEAHLVHSRPGYAEYMRETSALIPWPPRRG, encoded by the coding sequence ATGTCTCCTGCTGCCGCAGCGTCGATTGCGTTCGTAGTGCTCGTCGCGCTGTTCGCTGCCTTCTGGGCGTGGCAGCTGAAAAGCGCGAACGCGGGGATGATCGATCCGATATGGGCTTTCTCGCTGGGCGCAATCGCTGTGTTCTACGGCATGGCGAGCGACGGCGATTCGCTTGCCCGCGCGCTCGTTGCGACGGGCGGGGGTTTCTGGGGCGCGCGGCTCGGCTGGCATTTGTGGCGGCGTAACGCGGGCAAACGGGAAGATCCGCGTTATCACCGTTTCCGCGAGCAATGGGGCGCGGCTGCGGGACGAAAGATGTTCTGGTTTCTCGAGTTTCAGACGGTCATTTCGATGGTGTTGTCGCTCGCGTTCGCCGTGCCTGCATGGCGCGCAGACAAGCCTTCCGTTGCATGGGTCTCGATTGCGGTAGCGATCTGGCTCGCCTCGGTAACGGGCGAAACAGTGGCGGACAGTCAACTCAGATGCTTCGTCGCCGATCCCGCAAATCAAGGCAAAGTGTGTCGCGTCGGACTGTGGCGCTATTCGCGGCATCCGAATTACTTCTTCGAGTGTCTGCATTGGGTGGCTTATATCGCGCTGTCGATCGGGTCACCCTGGGCGTGGTTGACGCTACTCCCACCCGTGCTCATGGCGTGGCTGCTGATGAAACTCTCAGGCGTGCCGATGCTTGAAGCGCATCTGGTCCATTCGCGTCCGGGTTACGCCGAGTACATGCGCGAGACCAGCGCATTGATACCGTGGCCGCCGCGACGCGGCTGA